The Neorhodopirellula lusitana genome segment AGAACTTAACGATTAAGTATTGTTGACTCCCGGCTCCAATAACACGCAGGGTTTGCTTGACCGACCGATACCCCTCACACTCGAACAAGAAGTTTCGTGTTCCAGACGACAAATTGAAAACGGGCGAAACTTTATCGTGGCCAAACAGAGCATGACCGACGAACTCATCGTCGATCGAAATCGAAACCGGACGAAACGATTCGAACGGCATCACGATCTGCCCCGTCGAAGCCATCTGCACCGGCTTCCCGTTCTTGTCGACATTCCGCATCCCACCCATCGAATGATCAAAGGGAACAATGAAGACGATGTGCACTTCAGAGCAATTCAGCTGCGCAGCCTCCGCACCTGACACGCTGTTCAGCGGCAACATTGCAAAAAAGATGATCGCAAGCAGTAAAGGCATTTCCTGTCTCTCCCAAAAAGATATCGGTATCAGTTAGCGTTCGTTCACTAACCACAAATAAAACCTGCACGCCCCCTCCGTAGCCCCTCTCCACGATTCCCGCTCATCCCGACTGTTCATCCGGACGGCACCCCAAGAACTCATCCGAGATTGGCCGATGATGCACGCCGCTCACATCGCATTTGCTCGCGTTCACTTTGCTCGCCTTCACTTTGATTCGCCTCCGCGTGGACTCTCACTTCCCGGCGGATCTGCACTCTCCTGCAAAGCAGCCAGACGCTCCTGAGCCTGCTCAATGGCTTCGTGAGCCGTCTTCTTTTCATCATCGCCGGTCGCCTGCTTGAACAGCACCTCCTGCTTCTTGATCTCCTCCATCAATTGCAGCTTGTCATCCTCCAAACGCTCAGCCTTCTCCGCTTTATCAAAGGCAATGTCCTCGACCGAAAACTCAGGATCAACGGACAAGCTCGTGGCAACATCCGGCGTAGGAATGATTCTCCCGTCAGCTTCGATTCTTCTCTGGTTCATGAACGTGGGTGACACAATCTCGATCTCGTTGCCATGCAGAGTATCCAAGACGCACCCGTAAAGATTCGAACGTATTGAGATCAACCGCTTAGGCTCTTCCAGGAATCCTGACACGCGGTAGGAGACCGCAAAATTCCCCAAGGCAAGAACATGCACGAAGGGCTCAGCCAAACCGCAAGTCTTCGCCGCCTCCACTAACAGCGATTCAATCTTCCGGTGATCCACGTCATAACCCAATGACAACTCCGCCGAAACAATCGTTCCCGATCGTCGCGTTGTCGTGACCGGGTGACTGATCAGATAGTTATTGGGCAGCGAAATCAGCTCCCGCGTTTCGGTTTGAATCTCTGTATCAAACAACCCTCGCTCCGAAACCCGCCCAAAGTGCTCACCCACGCGAATGAAATCGCCTGTTCCAAAAGGGCTTGTGATTCGCAGCAAAACACCAGCCATCAAGTTCGACGTCGCCGTCGTCGATGAAAAAGCAAAAATCCCAGACAACAAAATGCCAATCAACGCGATCAACTGATTCCGCGAACTGTCACTAATAGGCAAGACGAGCACCGCAATCAACACACCAAGCACTGTCAGCCCCAGCATGATCAACTGGCGTGAAAACAAACGTTCCTTCCCAATATCCGGTTGCCGCTTGATCAACAACCAGTCCGCAATCCCCAGCATGATCGAAACCGAAATCACGACAGCAAGGAACGGCACAAACAGAACGATCGCATCTACCATGTACCCGACACACCCAACGAGTTATTGCCATCATCAAATAGCCGCAATTCAAATCCAACGCCATCGCATGCCCGCTCAACACCATCGCATGCCTGCTCAATGCAGAGAATCCAAGCCAGTCCAACGGAGGCAGACAGCCGCAACGCAATCAGGAAGACACTCGAAAGCGGACATCAACAGTATACCAGCACCGAACCCCGCTACCGATCCCGCATCAAGCCAAACGCATGCCCGATCAAAACCAAGTAAGCTCGCTGCCCTGGCCCCTCAAGCAAAGTGGCCATTAAAGAACCAAACCGCACACACCATCGCCGGCGAAATCGCGATCACGCCTCCGGTCGCCATTCCAACACAATTGCGAAGATTGTCCCCGCGGTGATGGTCAACCGTCGCGGACAAGCACATCGAAAGAGCAAGAAAGCTTGACTGAACCAGCAACAAGACACCCACCATTGCCAGTGGGACAGAAACAATTGCGGCCACCAGAATCCCATCGGAGTAACTGCCAATCAAATACGCAACGACAGCAAACACACATGCCGAAATCGCCGTCAACTTCATCAACGACAACAGAGAAAACTGCATAAGTGCGTTTACCTAACAACGATGCGAAAACAACTTGCCACTTCCGATCGGCACCCGCGATCCCATGCTACCCCAAAACCCCCTAGCTCATCGCAATGCTTCGATCATTCCAAGACAAATTGATCTGCGTCCTCCCAGTTGACGCACCGATCCTTAGGAACGCCGAAAGCAAACTCGATCGCTCAGACCAACCGAACTTCAGAAATGAACCAAGAAGCAAACGACTTCACCAAAAACACACGAAGGAGTTCTAGCAGAACTGCCGATCTTCG includes the following:
- a CDS encoding mechanosensitive ion channel family protein; this encodes MVDAIVLFVPFLAVVISVSIMLGIADWLLIKRQPDIGKERLFSRQLIMLGLTVLGVLIAVLVLPISDSSRNQLIALIGILLSGIFAFSSTTATSNLMAGVLLRITSPFGTGDFIRVGEHFGRVSERGLFDTEIQTETRELISLPNNYLISHPVTTTRRSGTIVSAELSLGYDVDHRKIESLLVEAAKTCGLAEPFVHVLALGNFAVSYRVSGFLEEPKRLISIRSNLYGCVLDTLHGNEIEIVSPTFMNQRRIEADGRIIPTPDVATSLSVDPEFSVEDIAFDKAEKAERLEDDKLQLMEEIKKQEVLFKQATGDDEKKTAHEAIEQAQERLAALQESADPPGSESPRGGESK